The genomic stretch AGCACACTTAGGTCAGCAAAAGTTGCCGGAAGGTCAAGACTTCGGAGATGGCTGCACCGTTGACATCAACCATATCCATGGCTTCGGACGAGTTGCCGCATGAAGTCATTCTTTCGATCCAACGAGTTCTCGATATTCAACCGACAGAAGAAATAGACCGCTTAGATGGCCTTTCACAAAAATTCAATGCAATTGCAATTTTGAACGATTTCTTCCCCGATGGTGCGTCCGTAAATCATTTCAGAAACAGATatatttgtcaattcatATACGCTACGCGCAGAGGCTTCTCTCGCGCACCTTGAGGCCGTGAGCGCCCATCTGGCCGAAACACATCAAGAGCTTCAGAGTGAAGTCAATTCGCTGCAATCAGAGTTGAGAGTTAGTCAGGATCCAGAGAGAATGTCCGTGATACAGGAAATGATATCGGTGCGTCCTACTTTGAATGTTGCGACTTCTTCCATTTATCACTCTTTGCTGAAGGATCTGCTGGGCCAAATGTCACGCATAAGAGAAAAGGCTACAGAATCAGAGGCCGTGGTTCGTAATATCACGAAAGATATCCAGGTGCTAGATTTGGCAAAGAAGAATCTTATTACAAgtatgacgatgatgaagagacTGCAAATGCTAGGTATGATAGACCTCAATTCTGGgacttctttctttcttaaCTCGCAAACGTTTAGTCAATGCTTTAACACAACTGGAGGATTTAATTAAAGAGAAGAAATACAGCGAAGTTGCACAGACTTTAGCGGTAAGTAATTTGTGTAGTTTGCtggtttttgtatttttaaGCTCATACATATGACAGGCCGTGAAACAAATATCTTCGTCTTTCAAATCATATACCGCGGTTCCACGGATTAATCGCGTTTGGAAGCACATTCAGGATGTCCAAGCGCGATTGAAAACTCAGCTAGATGCAGATTTTGACGCATTGTGAGCGTTCCTGAGTTTTCACCCGCTCATAGGCACTGATTATTCTTGAAGCTATCTCCAGGACAGTAACAACAAGATCAAAGCACCGCTAATTGCAGATGCATGCCTAGTTGTCGACGTTCTGGGGCCTGATGTCAAGGCACATGTCATTGAGCGTTTCGTTGCTTTGGAACTCAAAGAATACAGACGTATATTTCGTACAAACGACGAGGCTGGTCAATTGGACAATATCTCTAGACGTTTCGCCTGGTTCCGCAGGTTGCTTCAGACGCATGAACTTGAGCAAGGCAGAGTGTTTCCAGCCGAATGGCGGGTAAGCTGGCATTTACTAGCCAAATTCACGGAGATTTCAAGGTTAGTTTATCCCATCGTTTGAAATCCGGATGGTTGATGGCTTTTTCCAGAGACGACGTAACGACGCTTCTGACCAAAGCAGGCTCGAATCTCACTGTAAAGTCGCTTCTAGACAATTTAGCCATGACGACGGAATTCGAGCAAGCTATGTCTAAAAAATGGGCTACACCTGTGGGTGCTGTTCCGCTCTAGTATACCCAACTTCCTGAGTTTCTCTTACTTTCAGTTTAAAGAAATGCTCAAAGCGACGGACAACCCACATTCGGAGCCTGGAAAACCTATTTCTGCTGCATTCGAACCACATATGGGCATCTTTGTAGATGCACAGGACAAGTGGGTTACAAATATCTAGCAGGCTGCTTTTTCTGACCTTGTTTCTGTAGGGTCCTTGTTGACATGCTGGCGCCTCATCGCCGAGGCAAAGGAAGTAATATCAAAGTACCAGCGCGGGCATCGATGGAAACCACCTCTGGCACAGAAGATAACACTTCGTCGCCCATGGTTGTCTTGCCTTCATCAACCGACCTATTCTACTTCTACGCTCAGAGTTTGGAACAATGCGCAAAATTATCAACAGGTCAAGCCTTGTTTGATTTATGCACAGTACACAAGAAATGGCTGCGCATATACGCCGGTAAATATGAATATTAATCTCTCTCTCGACGTTCAATAATGTCTTTACAGAGGAAGTTCTTGCGGTTGATGTCAAACGGTGCGACTCAGAATTGAGAAACTTGGTTTTAAATTTATCTTCCATATAGGCCTGTTGCGACCTCGAGGAAATCGACGGAGGGTCGCTTTGATCTTGAGTTGATAAAGCAAATCTGCCTTTCAATAAATACGGCTGATTATTGTCAAACCACTGCTCTTGAGGTTCGATTGATCTTCACTTTCGTTTGGCATGGTGTATTAATCTGATATCTAGCTCGAGGAAAAGGTCAAAGAGAAAATCAATCCGgaattcaaggagaaaattaCTTTCCAGGTCGAATGCGATTTGTTCGTCAGGTATGAAACCATCTTGCCGCCGCCACAAATCCCGCCGCCTGATTTTTACCTTTAGTTCAATATCAACAGCCATCAATGTCATTTTGAGGGAGTTTGAAGCCAACTGCGATCCATCATTTACTACACTAAGCCGGATGTCATGGTCCTCAATCAATCAAGTCAGCGGACCGTCTCCCTACACGGGAGAGCTAGTGAAATCGGCAGAACAAGTCGTTGAATACATCAAGCCAAGAATAGAACAAAAGAAGTATCTCCGAAATATTTTTGACAAAGCTTCGAGGTGCGTCATTCTGTATTCGGCGTATTGACACTTTTTTGCTCATATCTGGATTAGTATCATTCTGGTGAAGTTCACAAATTCGCTTGTACGAAGCCGGCCCCTCAAAGAAATCGGAGCTGAACaggtgaatatatgcgcgtcaGTGATGCGAATTTGATTGGCTCATAACACTGAAAGCTACTCATTGATCTTCAAACCATCAAAGCTTTCTTGGTCAAAATGCCTGGCGACACGTTGGCTTCCACTTCGTATTTATCATTTTTGTTCAATTGAGGGGTATCCGTTGACTCCAGGTTTATAGATATACTCGATCGTTAAATAAGACGACTACCCGACTGGAGGCGTTACTGAAAGTTATTGTGACACCTGTGGTAGGTGTCCTTTTGCCTCGTTTAATGAGCAAATGAATAATCTTTTCCGACGTCTAGGACCCACCAGAGGGTTTCATTCTCAATTATACCTTATTAATAGGAGATGCATCATTTTCGAATTTCCAAAAGGTCCAAACAGCGAGACTACCACTTTACGGAAACGACTGCTTACTCGTTTCATTTGCAGATTCTTGACCTGAAAGGCACTGCGAAAGCCACACAAAATAACCTTCTGGACTCGTTTTTGACAATCACGAGCACGAAGACAGACCTTGAAAGCACTTCTTTCTTGTCCTCTTTAGACATGGACCCACCAATGACTGGTCATGCAGGAGGCAGTCTCGTTAGCCCAGGTGCCAGTAGAGTCTCACTGCCATTAGGTGGCAGCGAAGGCATCTTTGCGAGCATGACTGGGCCAGGACAGAGTGGGCCCACTACAGGCTCAAGCACTGCCGACAACGCTGCTGGCCGTGCTGAAAATCACCGACGCGAAGTGTTTTCAGACTTTCGTCGGTTTGTCAGCTTCGGTTTGAGGAAAGATTCGACAGCACCGTCATAACGTAGACTGGACTTAATGACATGATGTACAATCCCAGAGGACAGATATACCCTTATCGGAACATGAGAATGACTAAATGCAACAATATTATACAGTTGGTTATACATAGTAGATGGAAACAAATTGTAGCAGACAATCCaggaatgaaagaaaaaagattGACAAAGGTCCCGGTGTagatgaaaaagaaaaaaaaaatcgcaGAGAAAGAGAGTAAGAACCTAGCTAAATGGATGTCCGGAAGTACTAGAAGGGTCCAGTCGTTCGTTACTCGTGTTATTGCTCGGCCTTTGGGAAAAGGCAGAGAAAGAAGGTGTTGGTGCTGCCGTAGATGCTGACCGTGAATGGTCGGCTGATGTTAGGATTGGGGATGGTAAACCAAGAACTCTGTTCACTATGATACTGGGATCAAATGCCCGACGAGGATACTCCTCAACTGAATTTCCTGGCAACGGAGGATGAGTCGGGCCTTCGACGACCGTATTGCGTTGAGAAAGATCCTCGGAGTCGCTGTGTCGGAAGTGAAGGTCAGAAACAGAAATGGGTATGCTCTCAGTGGGCGAATCCATGTCTTCCAAGTGAGGATGAATGTGTAGATGGTCTCCAGCTTGTGTGAAGCCAGAAACGCGAGAAGTTCGCGAATGACGGGCCTGAGGAAGGTTATAATCCATGATATGATGGGGAGAAGGTGGAATGTTGACCTGAACGGCGATCGGGAAAGTGCTGGAGTCAGTAGAAAGACCTTCGGAAGGGGAAAGTTTTTGGGACTCCCCAGAGGAGTCGTTCGCTGGCGCTGGAGGTAGATTGGTCGCTATGCTCGGTACCGTCGTGTTGCTCCATCTTGATCTTGGTTCTGTGACACCAGGAAGAGAAAGTCGTCCTTCATTGATTACTTTCTCCTGATCGGACCCTGTGAAGATTGAGCGCGACCGCATAGATCCCTCTCGCGAGACCGTCAAGTCAAGGAAGGAGGTCACCCCATCTGAATGACCTTCCGAAGGCTGTTTCGACGAACTCTGTGGACTCGTTGACATTAACGGCCTTGGAAATTTAATAGGCGTCAATCGGAACGGCAATCGTGAAGTTCCTTGAATGAACTCTGGCATTTGTACAGTTGGAGGGACAGGAAGGCGACGTGGGGATCCAGTGGGTTGTGTTGATGCGTTTTTGCCTGTACTCGCAGTGGCGTACGCACCATCGGATGATTCGTCGCTGGCTAACCGAGCTGATCGTGAATCGAAATCGACATGGAAAGGACTAGTTGCCCTGACGCTCAGAAATACCCCGTCCTTTACTTCAACATCTTCCTCACTGGTGCTGGATGCTGGAGGCCGTGGGAGTGGACGTATTTTTAGTTCTGGCTTATTTTGCTCCTCAGCTTGTTCGTGTTCAGGGGGTACATGAACAGATGGCGATTCCACGGATGGCGGGACGAGCACAGAGTGTCGAGTTCTATTTTCGCGCCATTGCGGTTGTCGTTGTGGGGCCTCGCTTGTGCGAGGACTCAAACTTCGTAATACCTGGCGCATAGTGCTTGGTTCCGTAATGCTTGGGTTGTCTTCAGTCGTAACGCTCACACCGTCGTATCGCGTCAAAGGCCTCATGGGAATGACCTCGGGACCCGTTAATTGCTGATGAGCGTATGTGTCTTCTTGGGAATCCGGATCCGAACTGGGTTCGCCTTCATGAAGGAGAAACCCATGACTGTTCTCTCGGAAGTGGGTACGTGGGTACGAAACATTAACAGGTGAATGGGAAACAGACCGTGGGCCAGATGGAATACCTGCAGATGGATCAGACGCAGAGGTGGAGTTGGAAATAGAATTGTTGATGTGATTGAAATCTTGGGTCGAGCCACTGTTAGATACAGACATAGCATAGGATGGCGGAGCGGGATTCCGGAGAGCTTGAGGCGAAGGCTCTGCAGCGACGAATGAAGATAGATGGCCCATGGATGTTATTCTAGCTGAGTTTTGCCCAGCGGACTGGCGGTGCCCTTGCTGTTGCAGTGGGAGGTCGAGCGTAAAGCTTGGAGACCATGATCTCCCCGTTATCTGTCTTGCTTTGCCCTTGCTTTTCGCCCGTGCCTTCCGTTTGGCCGAAGAGTCTGAACTTGTGGGGAAACTTTGCTCGCTCCTGGGTCGCTCTTGAATGGTCTCGGGACTCTTTTCTTCGGCAGAACCTGAATGTCTGAAGTGGAGAGG from Psilocybe cubensis strain MGC-MH-2018 chromosome 2, whole genome shotgun sequence encodes the following:
- a CDS encoding Vacuolar protein sorting-associated protein 53-like protein (Vacuolar protein sorting-associated protein 53 homolog), whose amino-acid sequence is MASDELPHEVILSIQRVLDIQPTEEIDRLDGLSQKFNAIAILNDFFPDEASLAHLEAVSAHLAETHQELQSEVNSLQSELRVSQDPERMSVIQEMISDLLGQMSRIREKATESEAVVRNITKDIQVLDLAKKNLITSMTMMKRLQMLVNALTQLEDLIKEKKYSEVAQTLAAVKQISSSFKSYTAVPRINRVWKHIQDVQARLKTQLDADFDAFYLQDSNNKIKAPLIADACLVVDVLGPDVKAHVIERFVALELKEYRRIFRTNDEAGQLDNISRRFAWFRRLLQTHELEQGRVFPAEWRVSWHLLAKFTEISRDDVTTLLTKAGSNLTVKSLLDNLAMTTEFEQAMSKKWATPFKEMLKATDNPHSEPGKPISAAFEPHMGIFVDAQDKVLVDMLAPHRRGKGSNIKVPARASMETTSGTEDNTSSPMVVLPSSTDLFYFYAQSLEQCAKLSTGQALFDLCTVHKKWLRIYAEEVLAVDVKRPVATSRKSTEGRFDLELIKQICLSINTADYCQTTALELEEKVKEKINPEFKEKITFQVECDLFVSSISTAINVILREFEANCDPSFTTLSRMSWSSINQVSGPSPYTGELVKSAEQVVEYIKPRIEQKKYLRNIFDKASSIILVKFTNSLVRSRPLKEIGAEQLLIDLQTIKAFLVKMPGDTLASTSYTRSLNKTTTRLEALLKVIVTPVDPPEGFILNYTLLIGDASFSNFQKILDLKGTAKATQNNLLDSFLTITSTKTDLESTSFLSSLDMDPPMTGHAGGSLVSPGASRVSLPLGGSEGIFASMTGPGQSGPTTGSSTADNAAGRAENHRREVFSDFRRFVSFGLRKDSTAPS